From one Burkholderiales bacterium genomic stretch:
- a CDS encoding MarR family transcriptional regulator translates to MAAVYDPKNYDVQQSIPYLMGRVRMSLHDTLDKELAQFDLTAAQYLVLLFLANGMASTASNICDILRQDPGAMTRMLDRLESKGFVRRTPDPDDRRTARLELTPEGKAAYPKILAAGVGVLNRILRGFSKGEIRQMEDFLKRMLANV, encoded by the coding sequence ATGGCGGCGGTCTATGATCCGAAAAATTACGACGTGCAGCAGAGCATCCCTTACCTGATGGGCCGAGTACGGATGTCGCTGCACGACACGCTTGATAAAGAACTGGCCCAGTTTGACCTCACTGCTGCGCAATATCTCGTCCTGCTGTTCCTTGCCAATGGCATGGCCTCGACTGCATCGAATATCTGCGACATCTTGAGGCAGGACCCCGGCGCCATGACGCGCATGCTGGACCGGCTGGAAAGCAAGGGCTTCGTGCGCCGAACGCCCGATCCGGACGATCGGCGCACCGCCCGGCTGGAATTGACGCCGGAAGGCAAGGCGGCCTACCCAAAAATTCTTGCCGCCGGTGTTGGCGTGTTGAACCGCATTCTTCGCGGCTTCAGCAAAGGGGAAATACGCCAGATGGAAGATTTTTTGAAGCGCATGCTGGCGAATGTCTAG